The Parambassis ranga chromosome 14, fParRan2.1, whole genome shotgun sequence genome includes a window with the following:
- the trim47 gene encoding E3 ubiquitin-protein ligase TRIM47, translating to MATAGAAGDDLKKELTCAICLDFFKDPVILKCGHNFCRFCICMHWDENGGDYGYQCPQCRTVFNKRSFTKNYLVQNLVDKLEDLESLGSCPTPTKPIKVDGKCEQHGEELKLYCQTDKRPICVVCRESRAHRHHEVAPVPEVVNEMKMELKLRLMELNWQKSQCVKVITSDERTKSEVRLKKKRLKEKIEADVGAMVQFLLDERDSLLESLDSEEEATMALIEDNLKIAEVEAAAVDKAIADIHGHMSGKTNFESLAKTFNEVIHCKPFTSLEPVNCPTEFTDFSGPIQLIMWKKMMHVLHTMPQNLTLDPDTAHPNLLISDFDTKVEEGRVRNQEPDLPARFNRFCGVLAIAQYASGQHYWEVDVRDKGVWYLGVTTECSNRKGYVSLTPSAGYWSLCLQDRLYANGEDGRIPVADYWNSPRVGVYLDYDNGRLCFYDAVTMKRLFMFDTCFEEPVYPFFSPGKNDPGSRLQICHYY from the exons ATGGCAACtgctggagcagctggagaTGATCTGAAAAAGGAGCTAACATGTGCGATTTGTTTGGACTTCTTCAAAGACCCTGTTATACTGAAATGCGGGCATAATTTCTGTCGTTTCTGCATCTGTATGCATTGGGATGAAAATGGCGGAGACTACGGATATCAGTGTCCTCAGTGCCGAACG GTGTTCAACAAGCGAAGCTTCACTAAAAACTACCTAGTGCAGAATCTAGTGGACAAACTGGAGGATCTGGAGTCTCTCGGGTCTTGTCCCACGCCCACCAAACCTATTAAAGTAGACGGAAAGTGTGAACAACATGGCGAAGAGCTGAAACTGTATTGTCAGACTGACAAGAGGCCTATTTGTGTTGTCTGCAGGGAGTCAAGAGCACACAG ACACCATGAGGTGGCACCAGTGCCAGAAGTCGTAAATGAAATGAAG ATGGAGTTGAAACTCAGGCTAATGGAACTCAATTGGCAGAAATCTCAGTGTGTAAAAGTTATAACATCTGATGAGCGCACCAAAAGTGAAGTGAGG ttgaagaagaagaggctcAAGGAGAAGATTGAAGCAGACGTTGGAGCCATGGTCCAATTCTTGTTAGATGAAAGAGACTCTCTGCTTGAGAGCCTGGATTCTGAGGAGGAAGCCACTATGGCACTCATAGAAGACAACTTGAAGATTGCCGAggtggaagcagcagctgtagacAAAGCTATAGCAGATATCCATGGCCACATGAGTGGGAAAACAAACTTTGAG AGCCTTGCTAAGACATTTAATGA AGTGATCCACTGCAAGCCTTTCACATCTCTCGAGCCGGTAAATTGTCCAACTGAATTTACAGACTTCTCAGGGCCTATCCAACTTATCATGTGGAAGAAGATGATGCACGTGCTGCATACCA TGCCACAGAACCTCACCCTAGATCCGGACACTGCTCACCCCAACCTGCTCATCTCAGACTTTGACACAAAAGTGGAGGAGGGTCGTGTTCGTAACCAGGAGCCGGATCTGCCCGCCCGCTTCAACCGCTTCTGTGGTGTCCTTGCCATTGCCCAGTATGCCAGTGGGCAGCACTACTGGGAGGTGGATGTGAGGGACAAAGGTGTGTGGTACCTGGGAGTCACCACCGAGTGCAGCAACAGGAAGGGCTATGTCAGCCTCACTCCGTCTGCAGGATACTGGAGCCTGTGTCTCCAGGATCGGCTGTACGCCAACGGTGAAGACGGGCGCATTCCGGTTGCCGACTACTGGAACTCCCCCCGTGTTGGTGTGTACCTGGATTATGACAATGGCCGTCTTTGTTTCTATGACGCTGTAACGATGAAGAGACTGTTCATGTTTGACACCTGCTTTGAGGAGCCTGTCTACCCTTTCTTCAGCCCTGGGAAGAATGATCCAGGCAGCCGGCTTCAGATATGCCACTATTACTAA